The following is a genomic window from Litorimonas taeanensis.
CTGCGCCCTGAAACCGTCATTAAGACTGGTTCTTCCATGAAAGAAGTCCTTGAAGTCAACATGGAAAAAATCTTGGAATCTGACATCCTTGAACGTGAAGAGCTTAAAAAACGCAACTACATTTTGATGAGTATTCACCGCGAAGAAAATGTTGATTCACCCAAAAACTTTACTGATCTTTTGGAGTCAATTGAGGCATTGACGACGACATTCAAAATGCCTGTCATTATCTCTACTCATCCCCGCACACGCATTAAACTTGAGCAAATGGGTTATGAGCAAACAAATCCACTTATTCGTTTCTCAAAGCCTTACGGCTTCCACGAATACAACAATCTGCAACTCAATGCTTTTTGCGTGATTTCAGACAGCGGAACAATTGCAGAAGAAGGCTCAATTATGAATCTTCCTGCGGTAACAATTCGTCAAGCCCATGAGCGTCCAGAGGGCATGGATGAAGGCACACTTATCATGTCAGGCCTTTCAAAAAACCGGGTGCTTGAGTCAGTTAAAGTTGTTACATCCCAGCATCGTGAAGAACGCGTAATGAAAATTGTTAGTGACTATGATGTCGACAATGTGTCAAAGAAAGTTTTACGGATAATCCTTTCTTACACAGATTATATTAACCGTACTGTATGGCATAAACCTATCTAGGAAACTGATCTAAATTATGAATTTTCGCATGCCAAGTTATATGCCACTGCGATTTTTCGCTATTTATATCGTTTTCGGCTTACTCGTCAGCTTTTCTGGCCCCATCATATTCTTGGGTTATGAAAAGGCCAAAGTTGGCGTTTATGTAAGCTTTTTCATACTGTTATTCTCACTAGGATATTGGCTCGGTATTAAGTCATTTCGATACAGGCCTCTTACAGAAGCCTATGAGACGATCACCCAATTTAAAGTCTTAAAATGGGTGAAGATTATGATTTTAATCTTCACCCTTTCTCAAATTGCCTCCCTTGGCATCGGTTTTGCCAGCGGCACCATTAGCGCCTCCTTATCAAATGTGGGGGATGCGTATATCAGTGGTTATGCAGATTACGAGCGTAATACGGGTAATTATAGTCTCACCTTCTTAATCGAAACAGCCGCTTATATACCTTACCTTGTAACGACTATTTTAGGTGTCTTATATTTTAAAAAACTTCCTACCTCGTATAAATTGATGGTCGTTTTTGCTTATGTTTCAATTATTTTCATCCATACTCTTAACAATGGCAAACAAAAACAGTTTGCCGATTTAATAATCATTCTTCTTTTACTTTACGTCATTAATGTTTCTGGGAAGCCTAAGAAAATAGCCAGAAACTTAAGCTCAACAATACTTTATGTAATTGGCGGAGCCTTTGGCATAGGAGGCTTGTTATACCTTTTAGCCAGTCGATATGAAGCCATTGGTATCCATGCGGGCAATATAAACGATAAGATTCACCCGCTCATGCAAATTGATTTTAGTAATAGTCTCTTTGCAGTTTTTGGAGAGAAAATCGGCCTGACTATAGCCCAATTATCTGGGTATCTATCCCAAGGTTATTATGGGTTATCTCTCAGCATGCGTGAATCGTTTGAGTGGACCTATTTCGTTGGGAATTCTTACTCTCTTACAGTCTTTTTGAATCGATTCTTAGGCCTACCTCTCGATTATAGAGATACCTATCCTTATCGAGCCGCATTAAATACTGGCTGGGGCGAGACAAAATGGTCAAGCGCCTTCTCATGGTATGCTGGCGATTTCACCTTTACAGGGACTTTATTTTTCTACGGGTTCATGGCGTTTTTATATAGCCGTGTTTGGATCGAGTCTGTTCGCTTTAAGAATCCAATTTCAATTGTTTTGTTCATTACCCTGTCTATCGGCTTGCTATATGTACCCGCGAACAATCAACTTATGCACACACCAGGCAGTTGTTTTGCAATTATCTTCTTCCTAGGCGCCTGGGTATTTCGACATAATTATTTTAATTTTCAAACAGATCGCCTAGTGAACCGGAAATAGAGACCAATTCCGATTCAGCACTTAAACAAAACTAGAAATTATAATGGGGATAAAGGTCTAGATTTTCATCCATTAAGGCTTTCAATCGCACCAGCATTTCCCGATATGTTGGAACCTTGTAATCAAAATCAGTTCTTGTAGAAATTAGGCTCTTATCTGCCTTGTAATCAGCATACGCATTGATTTCCAAAGGACGCTCCCAAATTTCAGCTAATAGCTTCAGGAGTTCATATTTCGAAATTTTATCTGAAGGGGCGAAATGATAAAGTCCGGTAATATTTTGCTCGATGAAATGTGGAACTGCGCGGGCGATTTCAAGCGTTGTCACACCAGACCAATAAGCTTGGCTATAACCCGTAATCGTGCCTTCTTGTTTAAAGAGCCAATCCATCAGGCCAGTACCATCTGGCTTTAATTCTGGTCCAATTTTGGATGTTCGTATTGTTAAATCATAATCATTAACGACCTCGCCAAGGGCTTTACTGCGCGCATAGTTATCATCACCATCCCTAAGTGAATCTTCAACATATTGCCCTGCCTTACCTGAAAATACACAGTCCGTACTCAGTTGTATAAGACGAAAGTCCATCTCACGGCCAAAATTAGCAAGGTGATGTGGAAGACAGCTATTTAACCAAATCCCGCTCTCAGGTTCATTTTTGCACTGCGTAATGAGGGCACCAGCTAAGTTAACGACATAGTCGGGTTTGATACGGACGAGTGTTTCGCGCAACGCTGTCAAATCCGACACATCCAATTGGTCTGTCACGAATGGACAGTCTCGGCGCGCAGCACCAAACACTTCATATCCCTTATGTTGACGCAAAGACCGAACCATCATGTGCCCAGCCATGCCACTCGCACCTAGAACTAATACTCTATGCTTTGTCATTTTATCACCTTAAATTCCAACACCATCCCCTTACAATTAAACCCAACTAAATCACATATATTTTTTTATAATTTCGGATGACGACATCACATACAACAGAGTGAAAAACGCCGCTCGATTCGTATGTCTCCCGCTCTCAAAGCCAAAGGTTGGCACTGGGAATAAGGCCTAAGTTTTGGCCCGCTGCAAGCGGTATAAGGTTCGGCATGAGAGACGGTAGCGCCAAATGATAAACCGTCCCAGGAACTGCATAAATGCGAAAAAAACTTGAGTGATAACCTAGGCTTTCTGACACATTTGATGGCTTTGATTGGGTGACTTGTACCCACTCATTATCATTCGGCACAGCTATGTTATCTTGCCCTTTGGCTTCTCCATCAAAATATATGTCCTGACCCGCGCCTATCGCAGCTGCCCCTGAAATCACACGAATGTAGTAGTTCAGTGTATATTGGGGGAACATAGGCGCAGAGACCGTGAGAAATGTGAGATAGTGATATTGTCCATTAATTTGGACTGGAGAAGCAGAACTGCCTGTTCCCGCCGTTATTTCAAGTGAGTAAAACTCTGGTCCAAAGCGCCTAGCATTTGGGCTCCGCAGTTTAGTGATTAAATCATCCATGACAGGCTGCAAATTAGCGGCGTTCCCCCCATAGGTTCCGTTATCATGGATAAACTTTTCGCCTTCTGAAAACACACTCCCATTAATTGAGTTTATATAACTAGGTATTGAGAAGCTTGTTACCCCAACAGACCGCGGTTCAGGTACGCCTGCAAACCGTCCTGAACCTTCGAGGTAATTCACCAAGGCATATGAGGGTGTGTGCGGGTAATCTGGACTCTGTGGGAAGTTGACCTCACCCGTCTTTCGATCAATTTTAATAGCTGTTTTCCAACTCTGACCATCTTCGCTCACTTTTATGGTAAAGTTATCTGAGCCCGATACGCCCAATTCTGCACATCCAGAAAAATCATTCTGAAAAATTATAGAGCCTGTATCATCCTCGGATTGCTTGTTTATAGCGAGGCGCACATTACCGCTGCCAGGCGTCACATCATCATGAGAAAACAAGGCGGCATCTGTCTTTACCGATAACCTATTTATAGTATCAGCTTGTGTATTTATGCCTATCTTATCAGTTTCAACATAAGCCGACTCAAATCGCGAGAGCCCGACCCCATCAAATATAAAGGCTTGAGACAAGGCTTTATCCCAAACAATCCAACCGGCGCGCAATACCTCAAATTGCCATTGACTATCGCGGTAAATTGCCAATTTTCCACTCTGATTCAACCAAGCTCCTTCTGGGTCTAGACCCACTACAAATTTTTCTCCCTCGATGGGCATTGCAGGCGGTAGGGATTCAGATTGGCTTGTGATTGTAATATGAAGAATGTCGTCAAGGCGTGACAAGGCCTCATTATGCGTAATGTGTTTTTGCGCCTGTGACGGCATAATAAAAGGTAAATCAAGATTAGGCGAACGGCTCATTAATTGCTCCAATAGTTTCTCCAAACTATAGCCGCTCCGTAAGAGCTGTGGATGCAATTATAGCGGCCACTGAAAACCTTAAGATTTTCAATCCATCAAATAGGATCTAAAGAGGCGCCCGCCTCAAGGTTTACGTCAGTGGTTTGACTTTAAATCTCGCCAGTGAAAGTAGAGACGTCAATTTGCAAATGATCGGGTAAAATCTTATTCATCAATCGGCTTTCGGGCTTAACGATGTACCAAAGCGTCATGAATATTATTTTTATGTCCAAAATAAAGGACGCATTTTCAGCG
Proteins encoded in this region:
- the wecB gene encoding non-hydrolyzing UDP-N-acetylglucosamine 2-epimerase, which translates into the protein MIKVMTIVGTRPEIIKLSQVMKELDAHTDHVITHTGQNYDYELNEIFFEQLNVRRPDHFLNAVKSPVAATIGDIITKTDALLEEVKPDAILVYGDTNSCLAVIAAKRRKVPIFHMEAGNRCFDQRVPEEINRKIVDHLSDINMPLSEQARDYLIAEGLRPETVIKTGSSMKEVLEVNMEKILESDILEREELKKRNYILMSIHREENVDSPKNFTDLLESIEALTTTFKMPVIISTHPRTRIKLEQMGYEQTNPLIRFSKPYGFHEYNNLQLNAFCVISDSGTIAEEGSIMNLPAVTIRQAHERPEGMDEGTLIMSGLSKNRVLESVKVVTSQHREERVMKIVSDYDVDNVSKKVLRIILSYTDYINRTVWHKPI
- a CDS encoding dTDP-4-dehydrorhamnose reductase family protein, which translates into the protein MTKHRVLVLGASGMAGHMMVRSLRQHKGYEVFGAARRDCPFVTDQLDVSDLTALRETLVRIKPDYVVNLAGALITQCKNEPESGIWLNSCLPHHLANFGREMDFRLIQLSTDCVFSGKAGQYVEDSLRDGDDNYARSKALGEVVNDYDLTIRTSKIGPELKPDGTGLMDWLFKQEGTITGYSQAYWSGVTTLEIARAVPHFIEQNITGLYHFAPSDKISKYELLKLLAEIWERPLEINAYADYKADKSLISTRTDFDYKVPTYREMLVRLKALMDENLDLYPHYNF
- a CDS encoding DUF2793 domain-containing protein, with translation MSRSPNLDLPFIMPSQAQKHITHNEALSRLDDILHITITSQSESLPPAMPIEGEKFVVGLDPEGAWLNQSGKLAIYRDSQWQFEVLRAGWIVWDKALSQAFIFDGVGLSRFESAYVETDKIGINTQADTINRLSVKTDAALFSHDDVTPGSGNVRLAINKQSEDDTGSIIFQNDFSGCAELGVSGSDNFTIKVSEDGQSWKTAIKIDRKTGEVNFPQSPDYPHTPSYALVNYLEGSGRFAGVPEPRSVGVTSFSIPSYINSINGSVFSEGEKFIHDNGTYGGNAANLQPVMDDLITKLRSPNARRFGPEFYSLEITAGTGSSASPVQINGQYHYLTFLTVSAPMFPQYTLNYYIRVISGAAAIGAGQDIYFDGEAKGQDNIAVPNDNEWVQVTQSKPSNVSESLGYHSSFFRIYAVPGTVYHLALPSLMPNLIPLAAGQNLGLIPSANLWL